One Herbaspirillum rubrisubalbicans genomic window carries:
- the murI gene encoding glutamate racemase: MKEAVKQALTPSAVNLERTTPMPTAADAAVGIFDSGVGGLSVLQHIHAALPREQLLYFADAGYAPYGEKTDEQIVERSLTIASFLIDQRIKALVVACNTATAAAIQAIRVHWPQLPVVGIEPGLKPAAQQTRSATVGVLATRSTLASKRFALLQAQMEAQYRVRYLPQACVGLVDLIEKGELYSPATVQLLERYLTPLLEQGADTLVLGCTHYPFVRPAIESVCQRLVGAVPDIIDTGQAVTRQLQRLLETDALLTQAATGSLAGFTTSSRSTLEQAFRGLLKLDPPVQALQPQAGA, encoded by the coding sequence ATGAAAGAAGCCGTCAAGCAAGCCCTCACACCTTCTGCCGTGAACCTGGAGCGCACCACCCCGATGCCGACCGCAGCCGATGCCGCGGTCGGCATTTTCGATTCCGGCGTTGGTGGCCTGTCGGTGCTGCAACACATCCATGCCGCCCTGCCCCGCGAACAACTGCTCTACTTCGCCGACGCCGGCTATGCGCCCTATGGCGAGAAGACCGATGAACAGATCGTGGAGCGCTCGCTGACCATCGCCTCCTTCCTGATCGACCAGCGGATCAAGGCCCTGGTGGTGGCCTGCAATACCGCCACCGCCGCAGCCATCCAGGCCATCCGGGTGCACTGGCCGCAACTGCCGGTGGTGGGTATCGAGCCGGGCCTCAAACCCGCTGCCCAGCAAACCCGCAGCGCTACCGTAGGCGTGCTGGCCACCCGCAGCACGCTGGCCAGCAAGCGCTTTGCCTTGCTGCAGGCGCAAATGGAGGCGCAATACCGGGTCCGTTATCTACCGCAAGCCTGCGTGGGACTGGTGGACTTGATCGAGAAAGGCGAACTGTATTCGCCGGCCACGGTGCAATTGTTGGAGCGCTACCTGACGCCGCTGCTGGAACAAGGGGCCGATACGCTGGTACTGGGCTGCACCCACTATCCGTTCGTGCGCCCAGCTATCGAAAGCGTTTGCCAGCGCCTGGTGGGGGCAGTGCCAGACATCATCGATACTGGACAAGCCGTGACGCGGCAATTGCAGCGCCTGCTTGAAACCGATGCCCTGCTGACCCAGGCCGCCACCGGCTCGCTGGCGGGCTTCACGACCAGCAGCCGGTCTACGCTGGAACAGGCTTTCCGAGGTTTGCTCAAGCTCGATCCCCCGGTACAGGCCTTGCAGCCGCAAGCAGGGGCATGA
- a CDS encoding fumarate hydratase, with amino-acid sequence MTIIKQDDLIESVAAALQYISYYHPADYIAHLARAYETEQSPAAKDAIAQILTNSRMCAEGKRPICQDTGIVNVFLKIGMGVRFEGFSGSIADAVNEGVRRGYSHPDNVLRASIVADPQFERKNTKDNTPAVIHMELVPGNTVDVQIAAKGGGSENKTKFVMLNPSDNLVDWVLKTVPTMGAGWCPPGMLGIGIGGTAEKAMLMAKEVLMEDIDMYELLKRGPQNKTEELRIELYEKVNALGIGAQGLGGLTTVLDVKIMMHPTHAASKPVAMIPNCAATRHGHFVLDGSGPAYMEPPSLSDWPQVQWVADTEKSKRVDLDTLTKEEVASWKPGQTLLLNGKMLTGRDAAHKRIQDMLAKGEKLPVDFTNRVIYYVGPVDPVRDEVVGPAGPTTATRMDKFTDMMLEQTGLISMIGKSERGPAAIEAIKKHKSAYLMAVGGSAYLVSKAIKSAKVLGFADLGMEAIYEFEVKDMPVTVAVDANGISVHNTGPAEWKEKIAQSVSLSKIPVTTA; translated from the coding sequence ATGACCATCATCAAGCAAGACGATCTCATCGAATCCGTCGCCGCCGCGTTGCAGTACATCAGCTACTACCATCCGGCCGACTATATCGCCCATCTGGCGCGCGCCTATGAAACCGAGCAGAGCCCGGCGGCCAAGGACGCCATCGCCCAGATCCTGACCAACTCGCGCATGTGCGCCGAGGGCAAGCGTCCGATCTGCCAGGACACCGGCATCGTCAACGTGTTCCTGAAGATCGGCATGGGCGTGCGCTTCGAGGGCTTCTCGGGTTCGATCGCCGACGCCGTCAACGAAGGCGTGCGTCGCGGCTACTCGCACCCGGACAACGTGCTGCGCGCCTCCATCGTGGCCGACCCGCAATTCGAGCGCAAGAACACCAAGGACAACACCCCGGCCGTGATCCACATGGAACTGGTTCCGGGCAACACGGTGGACGTGCAGATCGCCGCCAAGGGCGGTGGCTCGGAAAACAAGACCAAGTTCGTCATGTTGAACCCCTCCGACAACCTGGTGGACTGGGTCTTGAAGACCGTGCCCACCATGGGTGCCGGCTGGTGCCCGCCGGGGATGCTGGGCATCGGTATCGGCGGCACTGCCGAAAAAGCCATGCTGATGGCCAAGGAAGTGCTGATGGAAGACATCGACATGTACGAGCTCTTGAAGCGCGGCCCGCAGAACAAGACCGAGGAACTGCGCATCGAGCTCTATGAGAAGGTCAATGCACTGGGCATCGGTGCCCAGGGCCTGGGCGGCCTGACCACCGTGCTGGATGTGAAGATCATGATGCATCCGACCCACGCGGCTTCCAAGCCGGTGGCGATGATCCCCAACTGTGCTGCGACCCGCCACGGCCACTTCGTGCTGGATGGCTCGGGCCCGGCCTACATGGAACCGCCGTCGCTGTCGGACTGGCCGCAAGTGCAGTGGGTGGCCGACACCGAGAAATCCAAGCGCGTCGACCTGGATACCCTGACCAAGGAAGAAGTCGCTTCCTGGAAGCCGGGCCAGACCTTGCTCTTGAACGGCAAGATGCTGACCGGCCGCGATGCCGCCCACAAGCGCATCCAGGACATGCTGGCCAAGGGCGAAAAGCTGCCGGTGGACTTCACCAACCGCGTGATCTACTACGTCGGCCCGGTCGATCCGGTGCGCGACGAAGTGGTGGGCCCGGCTGGCCCGACCACCGCCACCCGCATGGACAAGTTCACCGACATGATGCTGGAACAGACCGGCCTGATCTCCATGATCGGCAAGTCCGAACGCGGCCCGGCTGCCATCGAGGCGATCAAGAAGCACAAGTCGGCCTATCTGATGGCCGTGGGTGGTTCGGCCTATCTGGTGTCCAAGGCGATCAAGTCGGCCAAGGTGCTGGGCTTTGCCGATCTGGGCATGGAAGCGATCTACGAGTTCGAGGTCAAGGACATGCCCGTGACGGTGGCAGTGGACGCCAACGGTATTTCGGTGCACAACACCGGCCCCGCCGAATGGAAGGAAAAGATCGCCCAGAGCGTCTCCCTGTCCAAGATCCCGGTCACCACGGCTTGA
- a CDS encoding YqhA family protein — MKNLSPQPPRKIGILPNLIFMSRWLQLPLYLGLILAQCVYVYHFWVELVDLIGAAMGSASSLDHILDAVAIPGAIRPEKLNEQTIMLVVLALIDVVMISNLLIMVIVGGYETFVSRMNLEGHPDQPEWLSHVNASVLKVKLATAIIGISSIHLLKTFINANLYDAKTLIAQTGIHIAFLLSAMAIAYCDRLMVHPSEPSAPSDKPH; from the coding sequence ATGAAAAACCTGTCGCCCCAGCCTCCCCGCAAGATCGGCATCCTGCCCAACCTGATTTTCATGAGCCGCTGGCTGCAGCTACCGCTGTACCTGGGGCTGATCCTGGCGCAATGCGTCTACGTCTATCACTTCTGGGTCGAGCTGGTGGACCTGATCGGTGCGGCCATGGGCAGCGCCAGTTCACTGGACCATATCCTCGATGCGGTGGCCATTCCCGGCGCCATCCGCCCGGAAAAGCTCAATGAACAAACCATCATGCTGGTGGTACTGGCGCTGATCGACGTGGTGATGATTTCCAACCTGCTGATCATGGTGATCGTGGGAGGATATGAAACTTTCGTCTCACGCATGAACCTGGAAGGCCACCCTGACCAGCCCGAGTGGTTGTCGCATGTGAATGCTTCGGTACTGAAGGTCAAGCTGGCCACGGCCATCATCGGCATTTCCTCGATCCACCTGTTGAAGACCTTCATCAATGCCAACCTGTACGATGCCAAGACCCTCATTGCGCAGACCGGCATCCACATCGCTTTCCTCTTGTCGGCCATGGCCATCGCCTACTGTGACCGCTTGATGGTCCATCCTTCCGAGCCATCCGCCCCATCCGACAAGCCGCACTGA
- the acs gene encoding acetate--CoA ligase, translating into MADIETFKQENRVFAPPAELAKHAAISGMDAYHALNAEFANDYEGTWARLAKDNLKWHKPFTQTLDESNAPFYKWFADGQVNVSYNCLDVNLENGNADKTAIIFESDDGQVTRVSYRELHQKVCQFANGLKSLGIKKGDRVVIYMPMSVEGVAAMQACARIGATHSVVFGGFSAKSLHERVIDAGAVAVVTADYQVRGGKQLPLKSIVDEALAMGGCDTLKQVIVYKRTGAELNWVQGRDLWLSDVMANQAATCEPEWVDAEHPLFILYTSGSTGKPKGVQHASAGYLLWAVLTMKWTFDIKPDDVYWCTADIGWITGHTYIAYGPLAVGATQIVFEGVPTYPNAGRFWDMVARHKATIFYTAPTAIRSLIKAADADEKVHPKQYDLSTLRILGSVGEPINPEAWMWYYKNVGRENCPIVDTFWQTETGGHMISPLPGATPQVPGSCTLPLPGITAAIVDETGHDLPNGNGGILVVKRPWPSMIRTIWNDPERFKKSYFPEELGGNIYLAGDGAVRNKETGYFTITGRIDDVLNVSGHRMGTMEIESALVANSIVAEAAVVGKPDETTGESICAFVVLKRPRPTGEEAKQIAKELRDWVAKEIGPIAKPKEIRFGDNLPKTRSGKIMRRLLRVLAKGEAITQDVSTLENPAILDQLKEAQ; encoded by the coding sequence GTGGCAGACATCGAAACTTTCAAGCAAGAGAATCGCGTATTCGCACCGCCGGCCGAACTGGCCAAGCACGCCGCCATTTCAGGCATGGACGCCTACCATGCGCTGAACGCCGAATTCGCCAACGACTACGAAGGCACCTGGGCCAGACTGGCCAAGGACAACCTGAAGTGGCACAAGCCCTTCACCCAGACCTTGGATGAATCCAACGCACCGTTCTACAAATGGTTCGCCGATGGCCAGGTCAACGTGTCCTACAACTGCCTGGACGTCAACCTGGAGAACGGCAACGCCGACAAGACCGCCATCATCTTCGAGTCCGACGACGGCCAGGTCACCCGCGTCTCCTATCGTGAGCTGCACCAGAAGGTCTGCCAGTTCGCCAATGGCTTGAAGTCGCTGGGCATCAAGAAGGGCGACCGCGTAGTCATCTACATGCCCATGTCGGTCGAAGGCGTGGCCGCCATGCAGGCCTGCGCGCGCATCGGCGCCACCCACTCGGTGGTCTTCGGCGGCTTCTCAGCCAAGTCCTTGCATGAACGCGTGATCGACGCCGGCGCGGTGGCCGTGGTGACCGCCGACTACCAGGTACGCGGCGGCAAGCAGCTTCCGCTCAAGTCCATCGTCGACGAAGCCCTGGCCATGGGCGGTTGCGACACCCTGAAGCAGGTGATCGTCTACAAGCGTACCGGCGCCGAGCTCAACTGGGTCCAGGGCCGTGATCTGTGGCTCTCCGACGTGATGGCCAACCAGGCCGCTACCTGCGAGCCGGAATGGGTCGATGCAGAGCATCCCCTGTTCATCCTCTACACCTCCGGTTCCACCGGCAAGCCCAAGGGCGTGCAGCACGCCTCGGCCGGCTACCTGCTGTGGGCCGTGCTGACCATGAAGTGGACCTTCGACATCAAGCCCGACGATGTCTACTGGTGTACCGCCGACATCGGTTGGATCACCGGCCACACCTATATCGCCTATGGCCCGCTGGCCGTGGGCGCGACGCAGATCGTCTTCGAAGGCGTGCCGACCTATCCCAACGCCGGCCGCTTCTGGGACATGGTAGCGCGTCACAAGGCCACCATCTTCTACACCGCGCCCACCGCCATCCGCTCGCTGATCAAGGCGGCCGATGCCGATGAGAAGGTCCATCCCAAGCAATACGACCTGTCCACGCTGCGCATCCTGGGTTCGGTGGGCGAGCCCATCAACCCGGAAGCCTGGATGTGGTACTACAAGAACGTGGGTCGCGAGAACTGCCCCATCGTCGATACCTTCTGGCAGACCGAGACCGGTGGCCACATGATTTCGCCGCTGCCGGGCGCCACGCCGCAAGTGCCGGGTTCCTGCACCTTGCCGCTGCCGGGCATCACGGCGGCCATCGTCGATGAGACCGGGCATGACCTGCCCAATGGCAATGGCGGCATCCTGGTGGTCAAGCGCCCGTGGCCGTCGATGATCCGCACCATCTGGAATGACCCGGAACGTTTCAAGAAGAGCTATTTCCCCGAGGAGCTGGGTGGCAACATCTACCTGGCTGGCGACGGCGCGGTGCGCAACAAGGAAACGGGTTACTTCACCATCACTGGTCGTATCGATGATGTGCTGAACGTCTCCGGCCACCGCATGGGCACCATGGAAATCGAATCGGCGCTGGTGGCCAACAGCATCGTGGCCGAAGCAGCGGTGGTGGGCAAACCGGATGAGACCACCGGCGAATCGATCTGCGCGTTCGTGGTCCTGAAGCGCCCGCGCCCCACTGGCGAGGAAGCCAAGCAGATCGCCAAGGAGTTGCGCGACTGGGTAGCCAAGGAAATCGGCCCGATTGCCAAGCCCAAGGAAATCCGCTTCGGCGACAACTTGCCCAAGACCCGCTCCGGCAAGATCATGCGCCGCCTGCTGCGCGTGCTGGCCAAGGGCGAAGCCATCACCCAGGATGTCTCCACGTTGGAAAACCCGGCCATCCTGGACCAGTTGAAGGAAGCCCAGTAA